One part of the Nymphaea colorata isolate Beijing-Zhang1983 chromosome 8, ASM883128v2, whole genome shotgun sequence genome encodes these proteins:
- the LOC116259404 gene encoding protein SUPPRESSOR OF PHYTOCHROME B 5, giving the protein MEPSKLFGRDEESGWTSILCDSLYPEGGDDGVGHDDHVDDDDEDDDSLASDASSGRRNHDCRNWGDALVDKAADFGYSDQHGDFDDNDHEDAENADCYGDGGDVDGDGGRNYGLKRVEKAARKWRQESEERVKDAGNRARFASRRMDDSPSQCSSTKGPTKQGNGRSVTTASSQCD; this is encoded by the exons ATGGAGCCCTCCAAACTTTTTGGAAGGGATGAGGAATCCGGATGGACCAGTATCTTATGTGATTCTTTATACCCAGAAGGTGGTGATGATGGTGTTGGTCATGACGACCATGTCGATgacgatgatgaagatgatgactCATTGGCCAGTGATGCATCAAGCGGCCGCAGGAACCATGACTGCAGAAACTGGGGGGATGCCCTTGTTGATAAGGCCGCTGACTTTGGTTACTCAGACCAACATGGAGATTTTGATGACAATGATCATGAAGATGCGGAGAATGCGGATTGCTATGGCGATGGCGGCGATGTTGACGGAGATGGCGGGAGAAATTATGGTTTGAAAAGGGTTGAGAAAGCTGCTCGCAAGTGGAGgcaagagagtgaggagagggTTAAAGATGCAGGGAACAGAGCTCGTTTTGCCTCGAGGAGAATGGACGACTCTCCTTCTCAGTGCAGCAGTACCAAG GGGCCGACGAAGCAGGGGAATGGAAGAAGCGTCACGACGGCCAGCAGCCAATGTGATTAA